A window of the Lactuca sativa cultivar Salinas chromosome 5, Lsat_Salinas_v11, whole genome shotgun sequence genome harbors these coding sequences:
- the LOC111899533 gene encoding probable E3 ubiquitin-protein ligase RHC1A: MSSGNNTHWCYQCQQPVRLRGRNPVCPYCSGGFVQELSEVVEPGPQDIGTGPTHSHEPSEYGFMEPYPDPRNRIMDAFAELIRQRMSGRNPNFDVRRRSEQSHGVVPWFIFDGQAPARMSANDRFEFFFNGAPPGPRRSNVSNIFMGPGLQELIEQLTVNGGGGSQGPPPATRSAIDSMPTIRISNRHLNTDSHCPVCKDKFELGSEARQMPCNHIYHSGCIEPWLVQHNSCPVCRVELPAHGMSRGSSSGGGGGGEESGGHGRGRRSPLSFLWPFRS; encoded by the coding sequence ATGTCAAGTGGCAACAATACACATTGGTGTTACCAATGCCAACAACCAGTCCGGCTTCGGGGTCGTAACCCAGTATGCCCGTACTGCTCCGGTGGGTTCGTGCAAGAACTGAGCGAAGTGGTCGAGCCCGGTCCACAAGACATCGGGACCGGGCCCACTCACTCGCACGAACCGTCCGAGTACGGTTTCATGGAACCGTACCCGGACCCTAGGAACAGAATCATGGATGCTTTTGCTGAATTAATCAGACAAAGaatgtctggaagaaaccctaattttgatgttAGAAGAAGATCCGAACAGAGTCATGGTGTGGTTCCATGGTTCATATTTGATGGTCAAGCCCCGGCTCGGATGTCGGCTAATGACCGGTTTGAGTTCTTTTTTAACGGTGCACCGCCGGGCCCACGGCGGTCTAATGTTAGTAATATTTTCATGGGGCCGGGGTTGCAGGAACTGATTGAACAGCTTACGGTTAATGGTGGTGGGGGTAGTCAGGGCCCACCACCAGCAACCCGGTCAGCGATTGATTCTATGCCAACTATTCGGATTAGTAATAGACATTTGAACACGGATTCTCATTGTCCGGTTTGTAAAGATAAGTTTGAGTTAGGGTCGGAGGCTAGGCAAATGCCGTGTAACCATATTTACCATTCTGGTTGTATTGAACCGTGGTTGGTTCAGCATAATTCTTGCCCGGTTTGTCGGGTGGAGTTGCCGGCTCATGGGATGAGTAGGGGTAGcagcagtggtggtggtggtggaggggaGGAGAGTGGCGGACATGGCCGAGGAAGGAGGAGTCCGTTATCGTTTTTGTGGCCTTTTCGCTCGTGA